Proteins encoded by one window of Gemmatimonadota bacterium:
- the rplL gene encoding 50S ribosomal protein L7/L12: MMAVSDIVDQIEQLTVLELNDLVKTLEDKFGVSAAATVAVAAPGAADAAAPAEEEKDSFDVVLTGFGDKKIQVIKVVRAITGLGLKEAKALVDGVPGALKEGVTKEEADDIQKQIEEAGGTVELK; the protein is encoded by the coding sequence CGAACAGCTGACCGTGCTGGAACTGAATGATCTCGTGAAGACGCTTGAAGACAAGTTCGGCGTTTCAGCCGCGGCGACGGTGGCTGTCGCCGCACCCGGCGCCGCCGACGCAGCCGCGCCGGCAGAAGAAGAGAAGGATTCCTTCGACGTCGTGCTGACCGGTTTCGGCGACAAGAAGATCCAGGTCATCAAGGTCGTTCGCGCAATAACGGGCCTGGGACTGAAAGAGGCCAAGGCGCTGGTTGACGGCGTTCCCGGCGCGCTGAAGGAGGGCGTAACCAAAGAGGAAGCCGACGACATTCAGAAGCAGATCGAAGAAGCGGGCGGAACTGTCGAACTCAAATAG